TGGTTGGGAAATTGACTCTTGCCTCAATGTTTGCTTATGCGGTTAGTCGATTTGATTTTAAACTGAAAAAGCTTATCTTGACGCTCTTTATGTTGGCAATGTTGATTCCGAGTATCACTAGCCAAGTTGCAACTTTCCAAATCATCAATTCACTTGGATTGTTTAACAAAATTTGGTCAGTTATTTTACTCAATTTGGGAACTGATGTTATTTCCGTCTATGTCTTTTTACAATATCTGGATAAAATTCCAATTTCTCTTGATGAATCAGCTTATCTTGACGGTGCTAGTCATTTTGGTATTTTCTGGCGCATTATTCTCCCAAATTTGAAAGCTCCGATTGTTACCATTTTAATTATCAGTGTTGTCGGTGTTTACAATGACTTTTACAATCCTTTCCTTTATATGCCAGACCGTAATTTGAAAGTTATTTCAACAGCGCTCTTTGCCTTTAAGGGACCTTACGGAACTAGTTGGCCTGTTATTTTGGCAGGGGCTGTCATCGTTATTTTGCCAATTTTAATTGTCTTTTTATCACTTCAAAAGCACATCTACAATGGTGTTGCTGGTTCAGTAAAATAGAAAGATTTAGAAATTGTCTAGAAAGGAACAGCTATGACCGAAAAATCATCGCGTTTGATAGACGCTGTTAATTTAGTTTATACCGTCATGAAGG
This sequence is a window from Streptococcus macedonicus ACA-DC 198. Protein-coding genes within it:
- the amyC gene encoding Sugar transport system permease protein, coding for MSDENEKITFGKILQYLILLIGATVAILPILVVFIGSFKSNTKFLSTGVLELPKSLDFSNYKMAFVNGQMLFGFKNTLIIFVVSMVGKLTLASMFAYAVSRFDFKLKKLILTLFMLAMLIPSITSQVATFQIINSLGLFNKIWSVILLNLGTDVISVYVFLQYLDKIPISLDESAYLDGASHFGIFWRIILPNLKAPIVTILIISVVGVYNDFYNPFLYMPDRNLKVISTALFAFKGPYGTSWPVILAGAVIVILPILIVFLSLQKHIYNGVAGSVK